The Cryptococcus gattii WM276 chromosome B, complete sequence genome has a segment encoding these proteins:
- a CDS encoding mRNA guanylyltransferase, putative (Similar to TIGR gene model, INSD accession AAW41480.1) produces the protein MPAHTPIPDIPGELLTDPTLQYFLAERVSNLCGIGGGKFPGSQPVSFSSSSLDLLEKEDFWVCEKSDGVRVLVFIVVNQSTEQQEVWLIDRKQRFFKVQGLYFAHWENRSAFLGETLLDGELVIDIDPSTGAQTLMYYAFDCMVLHGENIMEKPLLKRYARLQDWVIKPFAKAVSANPDMRRTIPFMMVAKREELSYHLRFVMEEHIPKLKHGHDGLIFTCVHTPYVAGTDENILKWKPPSENSIDFKVELRFPPLPDSDEPDYSAKPEFLLNTWLGGDRYEFFDFMAMTDEEWQRFKESEEQLDERIVEVCWDSHIQAWKMLRMRDDKPHGNHKSIVDKILISINDGVEIEELYARADAIRAAWKEREKQRSQQRQPQNQRPPPQGYGQDLHTPGHGYSHTGYNPDYGHPPPQQGVMSGLRR, from the exons ATGCCGGCCCATACTCCCATTCCAGACATCCCCGGCGAACTACTCACAGACCCGACGCTCCAATATTTCCTCGCAGAACGTGTATCCAACCTTTGTGGAATAGGAGGCGGCAAGTTCCCAGGCTCACAGCCAGTCAGCTTttcgtcctcctccttaGATCTTCTGGAAAAAGAAGATTTCTGGGTCTGCGAAAAGAGTGATGGTGTTAGGGTTTTGGTTTTTATTGTCGTCAACCAATCGACTGAGCAACAAGAAGTTTGGCTT ATCGATCGGAAACAAAGATTCTTCAAAGTCCAAGGATTATACTTTGCACACTGGGAGAATCGTTCGGCCTTTCTTGGCGAAACATTACTGGACGGCGAGCTCGTCATTGATATTGACCCCTCTACAGGTGCA CAAACTCTCATGTATTACGCCTTTGATTGCATGGTATTGCACGGTGAGAATATCATGGAGAAGCCTCTTCTAAAGAGGTATGCT AGGCTTCAGGATTGGGTTATCAAACCATTTGCAAAGGCAGTATCCGCGAATCCCGACATGAGACGGACAATCCCTTTCAT GATGGTCGCCAAAAGAGAAGAGTTATCTTACCATCTTCGCTTCGTTATGGAGGAACACATACCCAAGCTTAAACATGGTCATGATGGTTTGATCTTCACATGTGTCCACACGCCGTACGTTGCGGGGACTGACGAAAACAT TCTTAAATGGAAGCCGCCCTCGGAAAACTCGATTGACTTCAAAGTTGAACTTCGTTTCCCTCCCCTACCAGATTCTGATGAGCCGGACTACAGCGCCAAACCCGAGTTCCTTCTTAACACCTGGCTGGGAGGTGATAGATATGAGTTTTTCGACTTTATGGCTATGACTGATGAGGAATGGCAGAG GTTTAAAGAATCGGAAGAGCAATTGGATGAGCGAATAGTAGAGGTCTGCTGGGACAGTCACATACAAGCGTGGAAGATGCTGCGAATGAGAGATGACAAACCGCATGGGAATCACAAATCCATCGTGGACAAGATTCTCATTAGTATCAATGACGGCGTAGAAATTGAAGAA CTGTATGCCCGCGCGGACGCCATTAGAGCTGCCTGGAAGGAGCGAGAAAAGCAGCGCAGTCAGCAGCGGCAGCCTCAAAATCAAAGACCTCCGCCACAAGGTTATGGACAAGACCTTCATACGCCTGGCCACGGGTATTCCCACACTGGCTATAACCCAGACTACGGCCATCCTCCACCTCAACAAGGGGTCATGTCTGGGTTGAGGCGTTAG
- a CDS encoding Hypothetical protein (Similar to SGTC gene model, INSD accession EAL22582.1; CNBB4590) has product MPLSEADISATPIDDGSFPPTTQPKDPNDRSYAPRSPQPKLVLFNPRSGETETIDLGPASSVMTLEDYRNLNRQTTRRGMLTGLIGGGLLTYLVKRFKPTPPSRNGLALTFLLVSSSFISYSTSRALLLSYILQVRAKARSQAMANGELQDPATPRSADVTFDSFSTGDSPATLPSSDSGSFGTPNPTGQLPGRWRPPQQQGQQVNSNVGEELARARLGSTPNNAQWSQGRRMDGGPQGEGEMMNDPYGSPEQMRDPYAFTGSSRI; this is encoded by the exons ATGCCGCTCTCAGAAGCAGACATCTCAGCGACACCTATAGATGATG GCTCTTTTCCTCCCACCACACAGCCCAAGGATCCCAACGACCGATCCTATGCACCCCGCTCACCCCAGCCTAAACTGGTTCTCTTCAACCCAAGGTCAGGAGAGACGGAAACCATAGATTTGGGCCCCGCATCTTCCGTCATGACGCTGGAAGACTATCGTAATCTCAATCGGCAAACAACTCGTCGAGGTATGCTCACGGGATTAATTGGCGGTGGTTTATTGA CCTATCTTGTGAAGAGATTCAAACCTACACCTCCTAGTCGCAATGGCCTTGCCCTCACTTTCCTTT TAGTATCGTCGTCTTTCATTTCCTACTCCACCTCCCGAGCTCTCCTACTTTCCTACATCCTCCAAGTCCGGGCCAAGGCACGGTCCCAAGCCATGGCAAATGGGGAGCTCCAAGACCCAGCGACTCCCCGGTCCGCCGACGTCACATTCGACTCTTTCAGTACAGGCGATTCTCCGGccactcttccttcttccgATTCAGGTTCTTTTGGCACCCCTAACCCGACAGGCCAGTTGCCTGGCCGGTGGAGACCCCCACAGCAGCAAGGACAGCAGGTAAATTCCAATGTAGGAGAAGAACTGGCTCGAGCTCGACTGGGAAGTACCCCAAATAATGCCCAGTGGTCCcagggaagaaggatggatgGTGGTCCTCAAGGTGAAGGAGAGATGATGAATGATCCTTATGGATCGCCCGAGCAGATGCGTGATCCTTATGCTTTTACCGGATCATCGAGGATCTAA
- a CDS encoding Threonine synthase, putative (Similar to TIGR gene model, INSD accession AAW41482.1) produces the protein MAQEMRYFSTRGGKETLSFEDAVLTGLAPNGGLYIPTHIPALPKDWKTRWAGLSFPELSHEILSLFVPTSVIPSDDLRSIINTAYSSFRSPATTPIRQTGDKEYVLELWHGPTWAFKDVALQFLGELFRYFLERRNKGKAEDMEELTVVGATSGDTGSAAIYGLRSKPSITIFILYPDGRVSPIQEAQMATVPDANVYCVAVEDSDFDTCQSIVKTLFSDAEFNATHRLGAINSINWARILAQIVYYFSAYFQLPEEARKDGAKLQFVVPTGNFGDILAGWYAKKLGLPMEQLVVATNENDILERFFRTGRYEADEAVQQDQTAETAAVNGSSDGQQAVSAVKATHSPAMDILLSSNFERLLYYLALETNDTEGSDEEKRFNAQEKLNNWMSALKKDGKVDLGEDVRQAACKDFWAERVSDGQTLEQIQKYYKREKYGPYVVDPHTAVGLTAQERSAKKASPDTTWVTLSTAHPAKFSGAVELALSPSEFPDFDFRRDVLPDELKKLEGLEKRVHRVKGEEGVRALIEKVKSASHEKVDAEEGRGSL, from the exons ATGGCCCAGGAAATGAGATACTTCTCTACAAGAGGTGGCAAGGAGACCCTCTCCTTCGAGGAC GCCGTCTTGACCGGTCTCGCTCCGAACGGCGG TCTCTACATCCCCACCCACATCCCTGCCCTTCCCAAAGACTGGAAGACCAGGTGGGCTGGTCTTTCTTTCCCAGAACTTTCCCACGAAATCCTCTCCCTTTTTGTCCCCACCTCTGTCATTCCCTCCGATGACCTTCGGTCCATCATCAACACCGCCTACAGTTCCTTCAGATCCCCCGCCACTACCCCTATCAGGCAGACCGGTGACAAGGAGTATGTCCTTGAGCTCTGGCATGGTCCCACATGGGCTTTCAAGGACGTTGCACTTCAGTTCTTGGGAGAGTTGTTCAGGTACTTTTTGGAAAGGAGGAACAAGGGCAAGGCTGAGGATATGGAGGAGTTGACGGTCGTCGGTGCTACTAGTGGTGACACTGGAAG TGCTGCCATCTACGGTCTCCGATCCAAGCCTTCCATCACCATTTTCATCCTCTACCCCGACGGCCGAGTGTCCCCTATCCAGGAGGCTCAGATGGCCACCGTCCCCGACGCCAACGTTTACTGCGTCGCCGTTGAGGATTCTGACTTTGACACTTGTCAAAGCATCGTCAAGACCCTCTTCTCCGATGCCGAGTTCAACGCTACTCACCGTCTCGGCGCTATCAACTCTATCAACTGGGCCCGTATCCTCGCTCAGATCGTCTACTACTTCTCCGCTTACTTCCAGCTCCCCGAAGAGGCCAGGAAGGATGGTGCCAAGCTTCAATTCGTGGTACCTACTGGTAACTTTGGTGACATCCTTGCTGGCTGGTACGCCAAGAAGCTCGGTCTCCCCATGGAGCAACTCGTTGTCGCCACCAACGAGAACGACATTCTCGAACGATTCTTCAGGACCGGCAGGTACGAGGCGGATGAAGCTGTGCAACAAGACCAGACCGCCGAGACTGCTGCTGTCAATGGCTCTAGCGATGGACAGCAAGCTGTCAGCGCCGTCAAGGCGACTCACTCTCCCGCTATGgacatcctcctctcttccaACTTTGAGAGGCTGTTGTACTACCTTGCCCTTGAGACTAACGACACCGAGGGATCcgatgaggagaagaggttCAATGCCCAGGAAAAGTTGAACAACTGGATGAGCgctttgaagaaggatggCAAGGTTGACCTCGGAGAGGATGTCAGGCAGGCTGCCTGCAAGGACTTCTGGGCCGAGAGGGTGTCTGACGGCCAG ACCCTCGAACAGATTCAAAAGTACTACAAGCGAGAGAAGTACGGTCCTTATGTCGTTGACCCCCACACCGCCGTTGGTCTTACCGCTCAGGAGCGCTCTGCCAAAAAGGC CTCCCCCGATACCACCTGGGTCACTCTTTCCACTGCGCACCCCGCCAAGTTCTCTGGTGCCGTTGAGCTCGCCCTCTCACCCTCCGAGTTCCCCGACTTTGACTTCCGACGGGATGTGCTTCCAGACGAGCTCAAGAAGCTGGAAGGCCTTGAGAAGCGAGTTCACAGGGTCAAGGGTGAGGAAGGTGTGCGTGCGCTGATTGAAAAGGTGAAGAGTGCGAGCCATGAAAAGGTGGACGCCGAAGAGGGACGAGGATCTCTTTGA
- a CDS encoding Nucleoporin nup189, putative (Similar to TIGR gene model, INSD accession AAW41481.1), with amino-acid sequence MFGSTSSWGQNNQNQQQQQGGGLFGGGGGGSFGQQNTGGFGQTGTTGGFGQPAQNTGGVFGGGAATNTGFGGFGANSQQQQAQQSNAFGAARPAFGAAGSTFGQNTTGGGLFGSSNTANTGFGSNTSNTTGGGLFGAKPATATFGSGATSNLFGAKPSTGFGASTGTQEVLKGPSELQTYRTDIPPPPPPSTGTANPIYYPTWQADPSTNTALGKEGPPHLFHSITAMLPYRGCSWEELRALDYQQGRKEATPQQQNAFGASSTGGFGQPASTGFGQQPATTGFGAKPAGTGLFGSSSPATGFGTTPNTSTGFGASNTNTGGGLFGQSQPQQGSSLFGQTNTNTGGGLFGQTQPQQSTGGGLFGSNTTTTNPFGGAQTTQQPPATSTFGGFGQSKPAFGSTGTTGFGTGSTGTSTFGQTGTGTTGFGGFGQTQPQQQQQQQQQPATGGGLFGGGGFGATNTQQQAPSTGLFGQTAQQQQQPATTGFGAKPGGLFGSTTAPASTGTGFGGFGQTSTSQPAGTGLFGSTGTNTNTTGGGLFGQTQPQQTTQQPATGGGLFGSVGTAPTTGGGLFGAKPATTTAPSTGLFGQTQPTQQPAQTGGGLFGTTTSTSTTGGGLFGGTANTSLGQLGQQNQPSGGGLFGAKPATGGGLFGGASTTGTGTGLFGQQPQQQQQPQTGTTGGLFGNLGQSQPASTGLFGSTATQPAQQSTFGGGGLFGGLGQSTVQQPQQQQQQQLQPSLTASIDQNPYGNNPLFAYSGQKLEVGSQSKKPALPPLTASSYRLSPSTNKSKINKLRGFASPLNVSQSPGRSGSPLSVSSPGRSSLFNSPAAPDRYKGLSDTALTPNAFVPRPNIKKLSVTPNIGSSIGNSDQLESVLGKSALKASTSSVKGTSSPKTPGTPLSFYPPVNGTSSRPEIADSSLTRSTSAIASPRIAGSERAPKEGDYWCRPKLEKLEQMSKEDLSQLSGFTAGRRGFGEVSFLEPVDLTLAPLEDILGSIIVVDQSELSVYPDDYPQKPEMGRGLNVPARIMLENVFTTDKATKDWVRDPEDPRFQKFVRRVKAIPDTEFISYTDDGTWTFRVEHFTTYGIADSDEDESVENEDLKRRRKGAASDFSRSPSRTPAEDDDDEMFPPTKSIRDVEAEHDSGFEEDQLSEESYMEDGLTEANESVEMDFPQPSWDLPIKAQLGAEGMKNLRGMHDSFFGSSASMARPEKELALSKKREAEKGYGSFFREAEEENVKLDEQVIKRTSFGETQISLPKLRQPRKYARVIEEESVAKGAEGLKVDAGLALGRSFRCSWGPNGELVHFGKICSPTASIRADTDAIVHIEKVEVLSEETKVETAKSQRLLSLHLETSLIEQVEGVPTATINPGIRFHDFASRFDTGDRSHEANVFRLGVALFDEIDVQLPEGSSEELIERISSIRRKLALSRWLEDAVAPLVDFDVITRSEDRPGKIFSLLSGHQVERAVESALEAGDMRLATLLSQAGGEESFKDELLKQLEDWQVYKVNPLIAVGYRKLYALLAGITDVSAGDSSRGSDGCPDVLIAEGLDWKRAFGLHLWYGIPFENTIRDAVDSYTFSLSSSHPPAKPLPPYLEKSSDNARSWNLPTEPTDVLYNLLQLYSDDAISLDQVLRSRDTSPSPFDVRLAWHLYVLLSRVLRRRDFEDRDESNGYSANADRLTAGYAAQLEQIGEWKWAAFVLLHLETVDGRSKALHALLYRHPDATKEDQAFLTETLRIPEEWIHESRAASLCSIDDAWGEYHALLQAKLYDQAHKILVEKLAPEAVLRDDKVLLRRLCSKLESKGVSGWEYGGKLFLEWADAPEDTVSLPPSIVFSGAIADSRKAVLRQFDQMISEWT; translated from the exons ATGTTCGGCAGCACTTCGTCATGGGGTCAAAATAACCAAAAtcaacagcaacagcaagGCGGAGGTCTCTTTggcggtggaggaggaggaagttTCGGTCAGCAGAATACTGGAG GGTTTGGCCAAACTGGCACCACAGGTGGATTCGGACAGCCTGCACAAAACACCGGCGGCGTTTTTGGCGGTGGAGCTGCGACCAACACTGGTTTTG GTGGATTTGGAGCCAATAGCCAACAACAGCAAGCACAACAATCCAATGCGTTTGGAGCTGCAAGGCCGGCGTTTGGTGCTGCAGGATCGACTTTTGGTCAAAACACGA CTGGAGGTGGTCTTTTTGGAAGCTCAAACACTGCCAACACTGGATTCGGATCAAATACTTCCAATACAACTGGCGGTGGTCTCTTTGGCGCCAAACCTGCGACTGCTACGTTTGGATCAGGCGCGACGTCAAACCTCTTCGGCGCTAAGCCTTCTACTGGCTTTGGTGCTTCGACCGGTACTCAAGAAGTCCTCAAGGGTCCTTCTGAGCTCCAAACCTACCGAACTGATATcccccctcctccacctcccTCGACTGGTACTGCCAATCCAATTTATTACCCTACTTGGCAAGCCGATCCTTCCACCAATACTGCTCTCGGTAAGGAGGGACCGCCCCATCTCTTCCACTCCATCACTGCTATGCTTCCTTACCGCGGCTGCAGTTGGGAAGAATTGAGAGCGTTGGATTACCagcaaggaagaaaagaggcCACACCCCAGCAGCAGAATGCATTTGGAGCCTCCTCCACCGGAGGTTTCGGTCAGCCTGCAAGCACTGGATTCGGTCAGCAACCCGCCACTACTGGATTCGGCGCCAAACCCGCCGGCACTGGTCTCTTTGGGTCGTCCTCCCCCGCTACTGGCTTTGGTACAACTCCGAATACCAGCACTGGGTTCGGCGCTTCCAACACCAACACGGGCGGCGGGTTGTTTGGCCAGTCCCAACCTCAACAAGGTTCTTCATTGTTTGGTCAGACCAATACCAACACTGGCGGCGGTCTTTTCGGCCAGACACAGCCTCAACAAAGCACTGGCGGTGGTCTTTTTGGCAGCAACACAACCACCACCAATCCCTTCGGTGGTGCCCAAACCACACAACAGCCTCCGGCTACCAGCACCTTCGGAGGGTTTGGCCAGAGTAAACCTGCCTTCGGAAGCACAGGTACTACAGGTTTCGGGACAGGCAGTACCGGAACGAGCACCTTTGGTCAAACAGGGACCGGTACGACTGGTTTCGGCGGCTTCGGTCAGACTCAACCgcaacaacagcaacaacaacaacaacaaccTGCGACAGGCGGCGGATTATTTGGCGGTGGTGGATTTG GTGCCACTAATACTCAACAGCAAGCTCCCAGTACAGGACTTTTCGGTCAGACTgctcagcagcagcagcagcctGCTACTACTGGATTTGGCGCGAAGCCCGGTGGATTGTTTGGAAGCACGACTGCCCCTGCTTCCACGGGTACAGGATTTGGCG GTTTTGGTCAGACAAGTACCAGTCAACCTGCCGGCACCGGTTTGTTTGGAAGCACTGGTACAAATACCAACACCACTGGAGGTGGACTATTCGGCCAGACACAGCCCCAACAAACAACCCAACAGCCAGCAACCGGTGGGGGTCTCTTTGGGAGCGTGGGTACTGCTCCTACAACTGGTGGTGGTCTCTTTGGCGCAAAGCCCGCTACTACTACAGCACCTAGCACAGGCCTTTTCGGCCAAACACAGCCAACTCAGCAACCTGCCCAGACGGGAGGTGGATTGTTTGGCACCACCACTTCAACTTCAACGACTGGCGGCGGGCTCTTTGGCGGTACTGCAAATACCTCCCTTGGTCAGTTAGGCCAACAAAACCAACCGAGCGGTGGCGGATTGTTTGGCGCGAAGCCAGCCACAGGCGGAGGCCTGTTTGGTGGAGCGAGCACTACCGGTACTGGTACTGGTCTCTTTGGTCAACAGCcacagcaacagcaacagccTCAGACCGGTACAACGGGCGGACTGTTTGGCAACCTCGGTCAGTCACAGCCTGCCTCAACGGGCTTGTTCGGCAGCACCGCGACCCAGCCCGCACAGCAAAGCACTtttggcggtggtggtCTTTTCGGCGGATTGGGACAGTCAACTGTGCAGCAACCccagcagcaacaacaacaacaactGCAACCTAGTCTTACGGCGTCCATCGACCAAAACCCTTACGGAAACAACCCTCTTTTTGCATACAGTGGTCAAAAGCTTGAAGTTGGCTCGCAATCCAAGAAGCCGGCGCTACCCCCTCTCACTGCGTCATCTTACCGTCTTAGTCCCTCAACCAATAAGTCCAAGATCAACAAACTTCGTGGCTTTGCGTCTCCCCTCAATGTGTCTCAGAGCCCTGGCCGATCCGGTAGCCCCCTTTCTGTCAGCTCACCTGGTCGTTCGAGCTTGTTCAACTCTCCCGCTGCTCCAGACAGATATAAGGGTCTGAGTGACACTGCCCTGACCCCTAACGCCTTTGTGCCTCGTCCAAACATCAAGAAACTCTCTGTGACACCAAACATTGGCAGCTCCATTGGTAATAGTGACCAGCTGGAGTCAGTCCTTGGCAAATCAGCTCTCAAGGCGTCCACGAGCTCTGTCAAGGGTACTTCTAGCCCTAAAACTCCTGGTACTCCTCTCTCGTTCTATCCTCCTGTAAATGGTACATCCTCCCGCCCTGAGATCGCCGATTCTTCTCTCACGCGATCTACTTCGGCCATCGCATCACCCCGAATTGCTGGGTCCGAACGTGCGCCCAAGGAAGGTGATTATTGGTGTAGACCAAAGTTGGAAAAGCTCGAACAAATGAGCAAAGAAGATCTCTCCCAATTGAGTGGTTTCACTGCAGGTCGACGTGGTTTCGGTGAAGTTTCGTTCCTTGAACCCGTCGATTTAACGCTTGCCCCCCTGGAAGATATTCTTGGCTCCATAATAGTCGTTGACCAATCTGAACTCTCTGTCTACCCCGATGACTACCCGCAAAAGCCTGAAATGGGCCGAGGCTTGAATGTGCCAGCTAGAATCATGCTCGAGAATGTGTTCACCACGGACAAGGCGACCAAAGATTGGGTGCGAGACCCTGAAGACCCAAGATTCCAGAAGTTTGTCAGGCGTGTCAAGGCTATCCCTGACACTGAATTCATTAGTTACACTGATGATGGAACCTGGACCTTCCGTGTGGAGCACTTTACCACCTACGGTATCGCCGATAGTGACGAGGATGAGAGCGTCGAAAATGAAGACCTGAAAAGGCGGAGGAAAGGGGCTGCCAGTGATTTTTCTAGATCTCCATCCAGGACTCCAGCAGAGgacgacgatgatgagatGTTTCCTCCCACCAAAAGTATCCGGGATGTCGAAGCGGAGCACGACTCTGGGTTTGAAGAGGACCAGCTTTCAGAAGAGTCGTATATGGAAGATGGGCTGACGGAAGCGAATGAGAGCGTTGAGATGGATTTTCCTCAGCCTAGTTGGGATCTTCCCATCAAGGCACAACTCGGTGCCGAGGGAATGAAGAACTTGCGAGGTATGCACGACTCTTTTTTCGGGTCTTCCGCGTCTATGGCGAGACCTGAGAAAGAGTTAGCATtgtcgaagaagagggaagcTGAGAAGGGATATGGGTCGTTTTTTCGTGAAGCCGAAGAGGAAAATGTGAAGCTTGATGAGCAGGTTATCAAG CGGACCTCTTTCGGCGAGACTCAAATAAGCCTGCCCAAACTTCGTCAACCAAGGAAGTATGCGAGAGTAATTGAGGAAGAGAGCGTGGCCAAAGGAGCAGAGGGGCTAAAAGTGGACGCTGGACTGGCGTTGGGAAGGTCTTTCAGATGTTCTTGGGGTCCTAATGGAGAGCTGGTACACTTTGGAAAGATTTGTTCACCGACTGCGTCAAT TCGAGCGGACACCGATGCCATCGTCCATATCGAGAAAGTGGAGGTACTATCGGAAGAAACTAAGGTGGAAACAGCCAAGTCCCAAAGACTACTCTCCCTTCACCTGGAAACCAGCTTAATCGAACAAGTGGAAGGTGTGCCAACAGCAACCATCAACCCAGGCATTCGGTTCCACGACTTTGCTTCTCGGTTTGACACGGGTGATCGCTCTCACGAAGCCAATGTTTTCCGCCTTGGTGTCGCTCTTTTCGATGAGATTGACGTTCAGCTTCCTGAAGGATCATCGGAAGAGCTTATCGAACGCATCTCGTCTATTCGCCGAAAGCTGGCTTTGTCCAGGTGGTTGGAAGATGCTGTGGCTCCTTTGGTCGATTTTGATGTAATCACTCGAAGTGAGGACAGGCCAGGCAAGATTTTCTCTCTTCTGAGCGGCCATCAAGTTGAGCGTGCTGTCGAGTCTGCTTTAGAGGCCGGCGATATGAGGTTAGCAACGTTATTGTCCCAAGCAGGTGGGGAAGAAAGTTTTAAAGACGAACTGTTGAAGCAGTTGGAAGACTGGCAGGTGTACAAGGTGAACCCTCTAATCGCTGTCGGTTACCGGAAACTCTACGCTCTTTTAGCTGGTATCACCGATGTTTCAGCCGGTGATTCGTCTCGGGGGTCTGATGGGTGCCCTGACGTTTTGATTGCCGAAGGTCTTGACTGGAAGCGTGCGTTTGGTCTTCATCTTTGGTACGGTATACCTTTTGAGAACACCATCCGAGATGCCGTCGACTCTTATACCTTTTccctctcatcctctcaTCCACCTGCTAAACCTCTTCCGCCATACCTGGAGAAATCATCCGACAATGCTCGTTCCTGGAATCTTCCCACTGAACCCACAGATGTTCTCTacaatcttcttcaactttATTCAGACGACGCTATCTCTCTTGACCAGGTACTCCGGTCGCGAGACACATCACCTAGTCCATTTGACGTGCGGTTAGCATGGCATCTTTACGTATTGCTTTCCAGAGtgttgagaagaagagactTTGAAGACAGGGATGAGAGTAACGGATACAGCGCGAACGCTGACCGATTGACGGCGGGCTACGCTGCGCAGTTGGAACAGATTGGTGAATGGAAGTGGGCTGCCTTTGTATTGTTGCACCTCGAAACAGTCGATGG GCGTTCAAAAGCTCTTCATGCGCTTCTTTACCGACATCCGGACGCTACTAAAGAAGATCAAGCTTTCTTGACGGAAACTCTTCGCATTCCAGAAGAATGGATACACGAATCTCGAGCAGCTTCCCTTTGCTCGATTGACGATGCTTGGGGTGAGTATCatgctcttcttcaagccaAACTCTACGATCAAGCGCACAAGATACTCGTGGAGAAGTTGGCGCCAGAGGCGGTCTTGAGGGATGACAAGGTCCTTTTGAGGAGGTTGTGCTCAAAGTTGGAAAGCAAGGGTGTTTCCGGTTGGGAGTATGGTGGAAAG TTGTTCTTGGAATGGGCCGACGCTCCGGAAGATACTGTTTCGCTTCCTCCGTCAATCGTATTTTCAGGTGCCATTGCCGACTCGCGAAAGGCTGTTTTACGGCAGTTCGATCAGATGATTTCAGAGTGGACCTAG
- a CDS encoding Hypothetical protein (Similar to TIGR gene model, INSD accession AAW41483.1; CNB01160) yields MFGYYSPVHPKSAAHSPVYASAMHESPRSASTHMPSVAARDYASRPSSNSSMQQQQQETPQTTKNNENKASEDGFIILSDMSSHTSINPLPPPRQANQTPHSHLNVPPPSVNDAYVSHFIKPTEPSDPRRPSLHRSSSAPGEHQAHSLLPSALPLGPEGDGAWKDVHQQPVFEVFNGELTEEGNEMSKKLRHLLETVLKGQEQVGKMHFGLEELGEDDGLGTEEKGGKKEDEKGNMYKRLEDRLERREKGVDEIMEKLDALSETLRTYHGLGTPKLSFNHTHTPPQSNQTKHRNTISVPHIKTDFPSHDNPPSSASPRSPTSPTSPTSPRPPSHPNIIRAQSSIDRPSTMRAPQPQSPLRQTFRPETTSSGEEEHHSHPWGARPDSAFSNLSPLRLESERSPDSPLSSSPRQNQPKTKSFWEMEDEREREKGHKQQWLENVDQVTDSPFQMEDKSRPF; encoded by the exons ATGTTTGGATACTATTCACCTGTACATCCGAAGTCAGCGGCACACTCACCAGTGTACGCATCTGCAATGCACGAGTCGCCCCGATCAGCGTCCACACACATGCCGTCGGTCGCAGCAAGAGATTACGCATCTCGTCCGTCCAGCAACTCAAGCAtgcaacagcagcaacaggAAACACCACAAACAACCAAAAATAATGAGAACAAGGCCTCGGAGGATGGCTTTATCATTCTCTCAGACATGTCATCTCACACCTCTATCAACCCACTTCCACCTCCAAGGCAGGCAAATCAAACCCCCCATTCTCATCTCAACGTCCCCCCTCCGAGCGTCAACGATGCTTATGTCTCCCATTTCATAAAACCGACAGAACCATCTGACCCCCGACGTCCATCTTTACACCGTTCCTCTTCAGCGCCCGGGGAACATCAGGCACATTCCCTTTTACCCTCTGCGCTGCCTCTGGGACCAGAGGGCGATGGGGCTTGGAAGGATGTCCACCAACAGCCTGTTTTTGAGGTATTCAATGGAGAGCTTActgaagaaggaaatgaaATGAGCAAAAAGTTGCGTCATCTGCTGGAAACCGTGCTCAAGGGGCAAGAGCAAGTCGGGAAGATGCATTTCGGTCTGGAAGAGTTgggagaggatgatggtTTAGGAACAGAAGAAAAGGGtggaaagaaagaggatgaaaaAGGAAATATGTATAAAAGGCTAGAGGACCGGCTAGAGAGGCGCGAAAAGGGTGTGGATGAGATTATGGAAAAG CTGGACGCATTGTCAGAAACGCTGAGGACATATCATGGTCTGGGCACACCTAAACTATCCTTCAATCATACACATACACCTCCTCAGTCTAACCAAACAAAACACCGCAACACTATCTCTGTTCCTCATATCAAAACAGATTTCCCCTCACATGACAATCCGCCGTCTTCGGCCTCTCCTAGGTCTCCGACGTCTCCTACCTCTCCGACATCGCCTCGTCCTCCCTCTCATCCAAACATCATCCGTGCTCAATCTTCAATTGACCGTCCATCGACCATGCGAGCGCCTCAACCACAGTCTCCTTTGAGGCAAACATTTCGTCCCGAGACAACCTCTTctggtgaagaagagcatCACTCGCATCCGTGGGGTGCAAGACCAGATAGCGCCTTTAGTAATCTCTCGCCTCTTCGGCTAGAGAGTGAGCGTAGTCCGGACAGTCCATTGAGTTCTTCCCCCCGGCAGAACCAGCCGAAGACCAAGAGCTTTtgggagatggaagatgagcgggaaagagaaaagggACACAAACAACAGTGGCTGGAGAATGTGGACCAGGTAACGGACAGCCCTTTTCAAATGGAAGACAAATCAAGACCTTTTTAA